Proteins encoded together in one Mercenaria mercenaria strain notata chromosome 18, MADL_Memer_1, whole genome shotgun sequence window:
- the LOC128545887 gene encoding uncharacterized protein LOC128545887 isoform X2, protein MDIAEMKIDTTPDVLEMALLYLYGIIPPFTINNVGGLLELAEFLLLKGLKSVCINWLNSLDFNEVNCMYVIQLSTKYNFEVTTCIEYIGSHLPETFQNSDAGNLSKESVEYLLGDRKFSYVTMDDKLTFLMKWVNMHPSESIENVTGLFKSIDIQEVSYSLWENTTCIFPFNEIINLYNIVRLADAKESSHSILIMSSDKGNFWCLDIEEDRWYQLNSNIFESHRYDEDYPEIAGIRNTIPEIYFTEDLDLGYPSPEVSTVNMETDQIHTYTLTLIDEDILSGNIVEEELTNVSFTDDTVVATVNKKVFVHQIFDSPQSASEIDQASPDPSFPGTDIEVFSLRGPNREEESITIDYDTDTVPSILFENGRNLKSLLSRSSESGSGNNGLVSYTEVYLGHVLEDNIEMSLLIVLGNETISQVCLNRLRVIPLLTKSRTRVIIFDLENLKTEMIQLVPDEDYKIVQTDKGFFIYNDKRCYCLSKLAVPFFSKNHKVEEIKLETEGFWFVQYHYLSGIWVRIIRRNKDDNIELQYVSHEELSVCQPPLSLDINWKKLSVPKEKEVINKLRLGRNMFMVPLSKSKLRCDIACPHCKFLRLVDSYDGEF, encoded by the coding sequence ACATTGCTGAGATGAAGATTGACACCACACCTGATGTACTTGAGATGGCACTCTTGTACCTGTACGGGATTATACCTCCTTTTACCATAAACAACGTAGGAGGTCTTCTAGAACTGGCAGAATTTCTGTTGTTAAAGGGTCTTAAATCCGTTTGCATTAACTGGCTTAACTCTCTTGACTTTAATGAAGTCAATTGTATGTACGTGATACAATTATCTACTAAGTACAATTTCGAAGTGACAACTTGTATCGAATACATCGGAAGCCACCTTCCCGAGACGTTTCAAAATTCAGACGCAGGGAATCTTTCAAAAGAATCAGTCGAGTATCTGCTTGGCGACAGGAAGTTTTCGTACGTAACAATGGATGACAAATTAACGTTTTTGATGAAATGGGTCAATATGCACCCCAGTGAGTCGATTGAAAATGTAACAGGTCTGTTCAAGAGTATTGATATACAGGAAGTATCATATTCTCTCTGGGAAAATACTACGTGTATATTTCCATtcaatgaaattataaatttatacaaCATAGTCCGCTTAGCAGACGCTAAAGAGAGCAGCCATAGCATATTAATAATGAGTAGTGACAAAGGAAACTTTTGGTGTTTAGATATAGAAGAAGACCGATGGTATCAACTGAACTCAAATATATTCGAAAGTCATCGCTACGACGAAGATTATCCTGAAATAGCTGGAATAAGAAATACTATtcctgaaatatatttcacagaggATTTGGATCTAGGATACCCGTCTCCTGAAGTGTCTACTGTAAATATGGAAACTGAtcaaatacatacatacacactGACGCTAATAGATGAGGACATCCTGAGTGGAAATATTGTGGAGGAAGAGCTTACAAACGTAAGTTTCACTGATGATACAGTGGTTGCTACTGTAAACAAAAAGGTTTTTGTACATCAAATCTTTGACAGTCCACAGAGTGCCTCAGAAATAGACCAGGCTTCTCCTGACCCTTCATTTCCTGGCACTGACATTGAAGTATTTAGTCTTCGTGGTCCTAATCGTGAGGAAGAAAGCATTACGATTGATTATGATACTGATACTGTTCCAAGTATCTTATTCGAAAATGGAAGAAATTTGAAGTCATTATTGTCAAGATCATCAGAATCTGGCAGCGGAAATAATGGTCTGGTCAGTTATACAGAGGTTTATCTTGGACACGTATTAGAAGATAATATTGAAATGTCTCTACTAATTGTTTTGGGAAATGAAACAATATCACAAGTATGTTTAAACAGGCTTCGTGTCATTCCTTTGCTTACGAAATCTAGGACACGTGTGATCATTTTCGATCTTGAAAACCTTAAGACGGAAATGATCCAACTAGTGCCAGACGAGGACTACAAAATCGTTCAGACCGacaaaggattttttatttataacgaTAAACGTTGCTACTGTCTTTCAAAACTAGCAGTGCCTTTTTTCTCTAAGAACCATAAGGTTGAAGAAATAAAACTCGAAACTGAAGGATTTTGGTTTGTTCAGTACCATTATCTCAGCGGTATCTGGGTAAGAATTATACGCAGAAACAAGGACGATAATATTGAGCTTCAGTATGTTTCGCATGAAGAGTTGTCAGTATGTCAACCTCCACTGTCTCTCGACATAAATTGGAAGAAATTGTCAGTaccaaaagaaaaagaagtaataAACAAACTTAGGCTTGGTAGAAATATGTTCATGGTTCCTTTATCAAAAAGTAAGCTACGATGTGACATTGCATGTCCGCATTGCAAATTTCTAAGATTAGTTGATTCGTATGATGGTGAATTTTAA
- the LOC128545887 gene encoding uncharacterized protein LOC128545887 isoform X1: protein MEVDENKHNPESYFSFLVQQVENQSDLCDVTVKLGIWEKKFHRCVLAASPFFEIVTNGQCAETQTDIAEMKIDTTPDVLEMALLYLYGIIPPFTINNVGGLLELAEFLLLKGLKSVCINWLNSLDFNEVNCMYVIQLSTKYNFEVTTCIEYIGSHLPETFQNSDAGNLSKESVEYLLGDRKFSYVTMDDKLTFLMKWVNMHPSESIENVTGLFKSIDIQEVSYSLWENTTCIFPFNEIINLYNIVRLADAKESSHSILIMSSDKGNFWCLDIEEDRWYQLNSNIFESHRYDEDYPEIAGIRNTIPEIYFTEDLDLGYPSPEVSTVNMETDQIHTYTLTLIDEDILSGNIVEEELTNVSFTDDTVVATVNKKVFVHQIFDSPQSASEIDQASPDPSFPGTDIEVFSLRGPNREEESITIDYDTDTVPSILFENGRNLKSLLSRSSESGSGNNGLVSYTEVYLGHVLEDNIEMSLLIVLGNETISQVCLNRLRVIPLLTKSRTRVIIFDLENLKTEMIQLVPDEDYKIVQTDKGFFIYNDKRCYCLSKLAVPFFSKNHKVEEIKLETEGFWFVQYHYLSGIWVRIIRRNKDDNIELQYVSHEELSVCQPPLSLDINWKKLSVPKEKEVINKLRLGRNMFMVPLSKSKLRCDIACPHCKFLRLVDSYDGEF from the exons GAAAAGAAATTTCACAGATGTGTACTTGCTGCTAGTCCATTTTTTGAAATTGTCACTAATGGACAATGCGCTGAAACACAGACAG ACATTGCTGAGATGAAGATTGACACCACACCTGATGTACTTGAGATGGCACTCTTGTACCTGTACGGGATTATACCTCCTTTTACCATAAACAACGTAGGAGGTCTTCTAGAACTGGCAGAATTTCTGTTGTTAAAGGGTCTTAAATCCGTTTGCATTAACTGGCTTAACTCTCTTGACTTTAATGAAGTCAATTGTATGTACGTGATACAATTATCTACTAAGTACAATTTCGAAGTGACAACTTGTATCGAATACATCGGAAGCCACCTTCCCGAGACGTTTCAAAATTCAGACGCAGGGAATCTTTCAAAAGAATCAGTCGAGTATCTGCTTGGCGACAGGAAGTTTTCGTACGTAACAATGGATGACAAATTAACGTTTTTGATGAAATGGGTCAATATGCACCCCAGTGAGTCGATTGAAAATGTAACAGGTCTGTTCAAGAGTATTGATATACAGGAAGTATCATATTCTCTCTGGGAAAATACTACGTGTATATTTCCATtcaatgaaattataaatttatacaaCATAGTCCGCTTAGCAGACGCTAAAGAGAGCAGCCATAGCATATTAATAATGAGTAGTGACAAAGGAAACTTTTGGTGTTTAGATATAGAAGAAGACCGATGGTATCAACTGAACTCAAATATATTCGAAAGTCATCGCTACGACGAAGATTATCCTGAAATAGCTGGAATAAGAAATACTATtcctgaaatatatttcacagaggATTTGGATCTAGGATACCCGTCTCCTGAAGTGTCTACTGTAAATATGGAAACTGAtcaaatacatacatacacactGACGCTAATAGATGAGGACATCCTGAGTGGAAATATTGTGGAGGAAGAGCTTACAAACGTAAGTTTCACTGATGATACAGTGGTTGCTACTGTAAACAAAAAGGTTTTTGTACATCAAATCTTTGACAGTCCACAGAGTGCCTCAGAAATAGACCAGGCTTCTCCTGACCCTTCATTTCCTGGCACTGACATTGAAGTATTTAGTCTTCGTGGTCCTAATCGTGAGGAAGAAAGCATTACGATTGATTATGATACTGATACTGTTCCAAGTATCTTATTCGAAAATGGAAGAAATTTGAAGTCATTATTGTCAAGATCATCAGAATCTGGCAGCGGAAATAATGGTCTGGTCAGTTATACAGAGGTTTATCTTGGACACGTATTAGAAGATAATATTGAAATGTCTCTACTAATTGTTTTGGGAAATGAAACAATATCACAAGTATGTTTAAACAGGCTTCGTGTCATTCCTTTGCTTACGAAATCTAGGACACGTGTGATCATTTTCGATCTTGAAAACCTTAAGACGGAAATGATCCAACTAGTGCCAGACGAGGACTACAAAATCGTTCAGACCGacaaaggattttttatttataacgaTAAACGTTGCTACTGTCTTTCAAAACTAGCAGTGCCTTTTTTCTCTAAGAACCATAAGGTTGAAGAAATAAAACTCGAAACTGAAGGATTTTGGTTTGTTCAGTACCATTATCTCAGCGGTATCTGGGTAAGAATTATACGCAGAAACAAGGACGATAATATTGAGCTTCAGTATGTTTCGCATGAAGAGTTGTCAGTATGTCAACCTCCACTGTCTCTCGACATAAATTGGAAGAAATTGTCAGTaccaaaagaaaaagaagtaataAACAAACTTAGGCTTGGTAGAAATATGTTCATGGTTCCTTTATCAAAAAGTAAGCTACGATGTGACATTGCATGTCCGCATTGCAAATTTCTAAGATTAGTTGATTCGTATGATGGTGAATTTTAA
- the LOC123538736 gene encoding uncharacterized protein LOC123538736 isoform X1 → MEVEDRNKNPESNFKYLVQQVEEQSDLCDMTVKRGLWEKKFHRCVLAACPFFENIIRGNFIEKQTGLVEVKVDTTPNAVEMALMFLYGRKPAFTIDNVGELLELAEFFMIVGLKSACIEWLRSEEITEENCMYVMQLSTKYNFEVTTCIDYIESHLPEILKNDDAVNLSKDSVEYLFSDRRFSYVTMDDKLMFLVKWVGMHSCEKAENVRALFQTIDMDEVSYSALESAKRNVPFSKIIDLNNVVLLADDENSKHNVIMMFCNRGYFWCLDLQNDRWYRLNSNINKDQHLQSCDKHDIGGVRNSVPEIILTCKGFLEKMLPTLLTVNLETDQTTTYRLTLADEDITETSLSSISLTDDTMLATVNKTIKVIEVFCSRQSGSENERRPDYPVSTSREQIDHNSVLLTRRIQAPGDCDIEELLSSIPGDSPKHLSVTDIGYSKVYLGYVSEETVELSALFSLRNEKVTDTCLSRQSTVAMLTKSMQFVILFDLVDSKMERHELEPNANYEMAQTGEGFLIYNNTRCYCLKRLSGPSLSKKYLIQNIELEIEKDCVVRYRYCNGIWIRIVHNIFKNGDLQLEYVSHKEISVSKIPRNINWKRLPLPEEMKITDKLMNDNGHMLMVPLSKRRLRCDIACPHCKLADRPNIGLNYFSNDFFVDSSDDEYVFQYPSDSESDY, encoded by the exons ATGGAGGTTGAAGACAGAAACAAGAACCCAGAATCCAACTTTAAATACCTTGTGCAGCAAGTGGAGGAACAGTCAGACCTGTGCGACATGACAGTGAAAAGAGGACTGTGG GAGAAGAAGTTTCACCGCTGCGTACTTGCTGCTTgtccattttttgaaaatatcatcagaggaaattttattgaaaaacagacaG GCCTAGTGGAGGTAAAGGTAGACACCACACCAAATGCAGTTGAGATGGCACTTATGTTTCTGTACGGAAGAAAACCTGCTTTTACCATAGATAATGTAGGAGAACTTCTTGAACTGGCAGAATTCTTTATGATAGTAGGTCTAAAATCTGCTTGCATTGAATGGCTTCGCTCTGAAGAAATTACGGAAGAAAATTGTATGTACGTGATGCAGTTATCTACTAAGTACAATTTTGAAGTTACAACATGTATCGATTACATTGAAAGCCACCTGCCTGAGATACTCAAAAATGATGATGCGGTGAATCTTTCGAAAGACTCAGTCGAGTATCTATTCTCCGACAGAAGGTTTTCATACGTTACAATGGATGACAAGTTAATGTTCCTTGTGAAGTGGGTCGGTATGCATTCATGTGAGAAAGCAGAAAATGTGAGGGCCCTGTTTCAGACGATTGACATGGACGAAGTATCATACTCTGCATTGGAAAGTGCTAAACGTAATGTTCCATTTAGTAAAATAATAGACTTAAACAACGTAGTTCTCTTGGCAGATGATGAAAATAGCAAACATAATGTTATAATGATGTTCTGTAACAGAGGCTATTTCTGGTGTTTAGATCTACAGAACGACCGTTGGTATAGGTTGAACTCAAATATAAACAAAGACCAGCATTTGCAAAGCTGCGATAAACATGATATTGGTGGCGTGAGAAATTCTGTTCCTGAAATAATTCTTACATGTAAAGGGTTTCTAGAAAAAATGTTACCTACACTGTTGACTGTAAATCTTGAAACTGATCAAACAACCACATACCGACTTACTTTGGCAGATGAAGACATTACGGAAACATCACTTTCCAGTATAAGCTTGACAGATGACACAATGCTCGCTACTGTAAACAAAACTATAAAGGTTATTGAAGTGTTCTGCAGCCGGCAGAGTGGAAGTGAAAACGAAAGAAGGCCAGATTATCCAGTAAGTACTAGTCGTGAACAGATTGATCATAATTCTGTTCTCCTTACAAGAAGGATACAGGCACCGGGCGATTGTGATATTGAAGAGTTGTTGTCGTCTATACCTGGGGACAGCCCAAAACATTTAAGCGTAACAGATATCGGTTATTCAAAGGTATATCTTGGATATGTATCAGAAGAAACGGTTGAACTATCTGCGTTATTTTCATTGCGAAATGAAAAAGTCACAGACACATGTTTGAGCAGGCAATCTACGGTTGCTATGCTTACGAAATCTATGCAGTTTGTGATCCTGTTCGATCTTGTAGATTCGAAGATGGAAAGACATGAACTTGAACCAAACGCAAATTACGAAATGGCTCAGACTGGGGAAGGATTCCTTATCTATAACAACACACGTTGTTACTGTCTTAAAAGACTATCAGGACCGTCCCTttcgaaaaaatatttgatacaaaatattgAGCTTGAAATAGAGAAAGATTGCGTTGTGCGATACCGTTATTGTAACGGTATTTGGATAAGAATTGTACATAATATATTCAAGAATGGCGACCTTCAGCTAGAGTATGTTTCGCACAAAGAAATATCAGTTAGTAAGATCCCACGAAATATAAACTGGAAACGCTTGCCATTACCAGaggaaatgaaaataactgacaAACTCATGAATGATAACGGTCATATGTTGATGGTTCCTTTATCGAAACGTAGGTTGCGATGTGATATTGCATGTCCGCATTGCAAATTGGCTGATCGTCCGAATATAGGTTTGAACTATTTTTCTAACGATTTCTTTGTAGATTCTTCTGACGACGAATATGTTTTTCAATACCCGAGTGACAGTGAATCAGACTACTag
- the LOC123538736 gene encoding uncharacterized protein LOC123538736 isoform X2 codes for MALMFLYGRKPAFTIDNVGELLELAEFFMIVGLKSACIEWLRSEEITEENCMYVMQLSTKYNFEVTTCIDYIESHLPEILKNDDAVNLSKDSVEYLFSDRRFSYVTMDDKLMFLVKWVGMHSCEKAENVRALFQTIDMDEVSYSALESAKRNVPFSKIIDLNNVVLLADDENSKHNVIMMFCNRGYFWCLDLQNDRWYRLNSNINKDQHLQSCDKHDIGGVRNSVPEIILTCKGFLEKMLPTLLTVNLETDQTTTYRLTLADEDITETSLSSISLTDDTMLATVNKTIKVIEVFCSRQSGSENERRPDYPVSTSREQIDHNSVLLTRRIQAPGDCDIEELLSSIPGDSPKHLSVTDIGYSKVYLGYVSEETVELSALFSLRNEKVTDTCLSRQSTVAMLTKSMQFVILFDLVDSKMERHELEPNANYEMAQTGEGFLIYNNTRCYCLKRLSGPSLSKKYLIQNIELEIEKDCVVRYRYCNGIWIRIVHNIFKNGDLQLEYVSHKEISVSKIPRNINWKRLPLPEEMKITDKLMNDNGHMLMVPLSKRRLRCDIACPHCKLADRPNIGLNYFSNDFFVDSSDDEYVFQYPSDSESDY; via the coding sequence ATGGCACTTATGTTTCTGTACGGAAGAAAACCTGCTTTTACCATAGATAATGTAGGAGAACTTCTTGAACTGGCAGAATTCTTTATGATAGTAGGTCTAAAATCTGCTTGCATTGAATGGCTTCGCTCTGAAGAAATTACGGAAGAAAATTGTATGTACGTGATGCAGTTATCTACTAAGTACAATTTTGAAGTTACAACATGTATCGATTACATTGAAAGCCACCTGCCTGAGATACTCAAAAATGATGATGCGGTGAATCTTTCGAAAGACTCAGTCGAGTATCTATTCTCCGACAGAAGGTTTTCATACGTTACAATGGATGACAAGTTAATGTTCCTTGTGAAGTGGGTCGGTATGCATTCATGTGAGAAAGCAGAAAATGTGAGGGCCCTGTTTCAGACGATTGACATGGACGAAGTATCATACTCTGCATTGGAAAGTGCTAAACGTAATGTTCCATTTAGTAAAATAATAGACTTAAACAACGTAGTTCTCTTGGCAGATGATGAAAATAGCAAACATAATGTTATAATGATGTTCTGTAACAGAGGCTATTTCTGGTGTTTAGATCTACAGAACGACCGTTGGTATAGGTTGAACTCAAATATAAACAAAGACCAGCATTTGCAAAGCTGCGATAAACATGATATTGGTGGCGTGAGAAATTCTGTTCCTGAAATAATTCTTACATGTAAAGGGTTTCTAGAAAAAATGTTACCTACACTGTTGACTGTAAATCTTGAAACTGATCAAACAACCACATACCGACTTACTTTGGCAGATGAAGACATTACGGAAACATCACTTTCCAGTATAAGCTTGACAGATGACACAATGCTCGCTACTGTAAACAAAACTATAAAGGTTATTGAAGTGTTCTGCAGCCGGCAGAGTGGAAGTGAAAACGAAAGAAGGCCAGATTATCCAGTAAGTACTAGTCGTGAACAGATTGATCATAATTCTGTTCTCCTTACAAGAAGGATACAGGCACCGGGCGATTGTGATATTGAAGAGTTGTTGTCGTCTATACCTGGGGACAGCCCAAAACATTTAAGCGTAACAGATATCGGTTATTCAAAGGTATATCTTGGATATGTATCAGAAGAAACGGTTGAACTATCTGCGTTATTTTCATTGCGAAATGAAAAAGTCACAGACACATGTTTGAGCAGGCAATCTACGGTTGCTATGCTTACGAAATCTATGCAGTTTGTGATCCTGTTCGATCTTGTAGATTCGAAGATGGAAAGACATGAACTTGAACCAAACGCAAATTACGAAATGGCTCAGACTGGGGAAGGATTCCTTATCTATAACAACACACGTTGTTACTGTCTTAAAAGACTATCAGGACCGTCCCTttcgaaaaaatatttgatacaaaatattgAGCTTGAAATAGAGAAAGATTGCGTTGTGCGATACCGTTATTGTAACGGTATTTGGATAAGAATTGTACATAATATATTCAAGAATGGCGACCTTCAGCTAGAGTATGTTTCGCACAAAGAAATATCAGTTAGTAAGATCCCACGAAATATAAACTGGAAACGCTTGCCATTACCAGaggaaatgaaaataactgacaAACTCATGAATGATAACGGTCATATGTTGATGGTTCCTTTATCGAAACGTAGGTTGCGATGTGATATTGCATGTCCGCATTGCAAATTGGCTGATCGTCCGAATATAGGTTTGAACTATTTTTCTAACGATTTCTTTGTAGATTCTTCTGACGACGAATATGTTTTTCAATACCCGAGTGACAGTGAATCAGACTACTag